From Musa acuminata AAA Group cultivar baxijiao chromosome BXJ3-8, Cavendish_Baxijiao_AAA, whole genome shotgun sequence, one genomic window encodes:
- the LOC135585361 gene encoding leucine aminopeptidase 2, chloroplastic-like isoform X3, with translation MKKDSDSKFENLVLKRLDEKLGGILAEASTEEDFTGKSGQSTVLRLPGLGFKRLGLLGLGSPSSSVTAYQGIGEAVAAVAKAAQASNAAVCLASLDGMSEEAKLHAASAIASGTVLGVYEDNRFKSESKKPLLKTVDIIGFGSGSQVDQKLKYATDVCSGVIFGKELVNAPANVLTPGVMAEEASKIATLYSDVFTVTILDAEQCKELKMGSYLGVAAASSNPPHFIHLCYKPSSGDVKRKLAIVGKGLTFDSGGYNIKTGPGCSIELMKFDMGGAAATLGAAKALGEIKPPGVEVHFIVAACENMISGTGMRPGDIVTASNGKTIEVNNTDAEGRLTLADALIYACNQGIEKVVDLATLTGACVVALGPSIAGFFSPNDDLAKEIVAASEATGEKFWRMPLEDSYWESMKSGVADMVNTGGRQGGAITAALFLKQFVDEKVQWLHIDMAGPVWNDKKRAATGFGVSTLIEWVLKNSL, from the exons ATGAAAAAGGACTCGGATTCTAAATTTGAGAATTTAGTCTTGAAGAGGCTTGATGAGAAGCTTGGTGGTATTTTGGCAGAAGCTTCCACAGAGGAGGATTTTACTGGAAAATCTGGCCAGTCTACAGTTCTCAGGCTACCTGGTTTGGGTTTCAAGAGACTAGGATTACTTGGGCTTGGGTCTCCCTCATCCAGTGTGACTGCTTACCAAGGCATTGGGGAAGCTGTTGCAGCAGTTGCAAAGGCTGCCCAAGCAAGTAATGCCGCTGTTTGTCTTGCATCACTCGATGGGATGTCAGAAGAGGCAAAACTACATGCTGCTTCAGCAATTGCATCAG gaACTGTGCTAGGAGTTTATGAAGATAATAGGTTTAAGTCAGAGTCAAAAAAGCCACTACTTAAAACAGTGGACATCATTGGTTTTGGTTCGGGATCACAGGTGGACCAGAAACTCAAGTATGCTACTGATGTCTGCTCTGGAGTGATTTTTGGAAAAGAGCTCGTAAATGCACCGGCCAATGTGCTTACACCTG GGGTAATGGCAGAAGAAGCTTCAAAAATTGCCACATTGTACAGTGATGTTTTTACTGTTACCATATTAGATGCTGAACAGTGCAAAGAGTTGAAGATGGGATCATATTTAGgtgttgctgctgcttcttcaAATCCCCCTCATTTTATCCACTTATGCTATAAACCTTCGAGTGGTGATGTGAAGAGAAAGTTGGCAATTGTTGGGAAGGGTTTAACATTTGACAG TGGTGGTTACAACATAAAGACTGGACCAGGTTGTTCAATCGAACTCATGAAATTTGATATGGGAGGTGCTGCAGCTACTCTTGGTGCAGCAAAAGCTTTAGGCGAAATTAAACCTCCAGGAGTCGAA GTTCATTTCATAGTTGCTGCTTGTGAAAATATGATTAGTGGCACAGGCATGAGGCCAGGTGATATAGTCACTGCTTCCAATGGGAAGACCATTGAG gTCAATAATACAGATGCAGAGGGAAGGCTGACACTTGCAGATGCTTTGATTTATGCTTGTAACCAAGGCATTGAAAAG GTGGTTGATCTAGCGACACTTACTGGTGCCTGTGTAGTTGCCCTTGGGCCCAGCATTGCAG GGTTCTTCTCTCCTAATGATGATCTAGCCAAGGAGATTGTTGCAGCTTCTGAAGCCACAGGAGAGAAGTTTTGGAGGATGCCTCTGGAAGATAGCTACTGGGAGTCGATGAAATCAGGTGTTGCTGATATGGTGAACACTGGAGGTCGTCAAGGTGGAGCTATTACAGCTGCCCTTTTCCTGAAACAG TTTGTTGACGAGAAGGTCCAGTGGCTTCATATCGACATGGCAGGACCGGTGTGGAACGATAAGAAACGTGCAGCAACTGGATTTGGTGTCTCTACTTTGATCGAATgggttttgaagaactctctctaA
- the LOC135585361 gene encoding leucine aminopeptidase 1-like isoform X1, whose translation MTMAAAAITASLIASRLSYASSSSSTFACPRRYSAAVLCFARLRRPPSAPAFRRRRLGRMGHSTAAAAATTRATLGLTKPAAVEIPQIAFAARELDFVEWKGDILAVAVSEKDMKKDSDSKFENLVLKRLDEKLGGILAEASTEEDFTGKSGQSTVLRLPGLGFKRLGLLGLGSPSSSVTAYQGIGEAVAAVAKAAQASNAAVCLASLDGMSEEAKLHAASAIASGTVLGVYEDNRFKSESKKPLLKTVDIIGFGSGSQVDQKLKYATDVCSGVIFGKELVNAPANVLTPGVMAEEASKIATLYSDVFTVTILDAEQCKELKMGSYLGVAAASSNPPHFIHLCYKPSSGDVKRKLAIVGKGLTFDSGGYNIKTGPGCSIELMKFDMGGAAATLGAAKALGEIKPPGVEVHFIVAACENMISGTGMRPGDIVTASNGKTIEVNNTDAEGRLTLADALIYACNQGIEKVVDLATLTGACVVALGPSIAGFFSPNDDLAKEIVAASEATGEKFWRMPLEDSYWESMKSGVADMVNTGGRQGGAITAALFLKQFVDEKVQWLHIDMAGPVWNDKKRAATGFGVSTLIEWVLKNSL comes from the exons ATGACAATGGCCGCTGCGGCAATCACCGCTTCGCTCATTGCATCGCGGCTCTCctacgcctcctcctcctcctccacctttgCTTGCCCTCGCCGCTACTCCGCTGCGGTCCTCTGCTTCGCTCGGCTGCGGCGTCCCCCCTCCGCCCCCGCCTTCCGCCGGCGGCGGCTCGGTCGCATGGGACACTccaccgctgccgccgccgccaccactcgCGCCACTCTCGGGCTCACGAAGCCCGCCGCCGTTGAGATCCCTCAG ATTGCGTTTGCTGCAAGGGAGTTAGATTTTGTTGAATGGAAAGGGGACATACTCGCTGTTGCTGTATCGGAAAAAGATATGAAAAAGGACTCGGATTCTAAATTTGAGAATTTAGTCTTGAAGAGGCTTGATGAGAAGCTTGGTGGTATTTTGGCAGAAGCTTCCACAGAGGAGGATTTTACTGGAAAATCTGGCCAGTCTACAGTTCTCAGGCTACCTGGTTTGGGTTTCAAGAGACTAGGATTACTTGGGCTTGGGTCTCCCTCATCCAGTGTGACTGCTTACCAAGGCATTGGGGAAGCTGTTGCAGCAGTTGCAAAGGCTGCCCAAGCAAGTAATGCCGCTGTTTGTCTTGCATCACTCGATGGGATGTCAGAAGAGGCAAAACTACATGCTGCTTCAGCAATTGCATCAG gaACTGTGCTAGGAGTTTATGAAGATAATAGGTTTAAGTCAGAGTCAAAAAAGCCACTACTTAAAACAGTGGACATCATTGGTTTTGGTTCGGGATCACAGGTGGACCAGAAACTCAAGTATGCTACTGATGTCTGCTCTGGAGTGATTTTTGGAAAAGAGCTCGTAAATGCACCGGCCAATGTGCTTACACCTG GGGTAATGGCAGAAGAAGCTTCAAAAATTGCCACATTGTACAGTGATGTTTTTACTGTTACCATATTAGATGCTGAACAGTGCAAAGAGTTGAAGATGGGATCATATTTAGgtgttgctgctgcttcttcaAATCCCCCTCATTTTATCCACTTATGCTATAAACCTTCGAGTGGTGATGTGAAGAGAAAGTTGGCAATTGTTGGGAAGGGTTTAACATTTGACAG TGGTGGTTACAACATAAAGACTGGACCAGGTTGTTCAATCGAACTCATGAAATTTGATATGGGAGGTGCTGCAGCTACTCTTGGTGCAGCAAAAGCTTTAGGCGAAATTAAACCTCCAGGAGTCGAA GTTCATTTCATAGTTGCTGCTTGTGAAAATATGATTAGTGGCACAGGCATGAGGCCAGGTGATATAGTCACTGCTTCCAATGGGAAGACCATTGAG gTCAATAATACAGATGCAGAGGGAAGGCTGACACTTGCAGATGCTTTGATTTATGCTTGTAACCAAGGCATTGAAAAG GTGGTTGATCTAGCGACACTTACTGGTGCCTGTGTAGTTGCCCTTGGGCCCAGCATTGCAG GGTTCTTCTCTCCTAATGATGATCTAGCCAAGGAGATTGTTGCAGCTTCTGAAGCCACAGGAGAGAAGTTTTGGAGGATGCCTCTGGAAGATAGCTACTGGGAGTCGATGAAATCAGGTGTTGCTGATATGGTGAACACTGGAGGTCGTCAAGGTGGAGCTATTACAGCTGCCCTTTTCCTGAAACAG TTTGTTGACGAGAAGGTCCAGTGGCTTCATATCGACATGGCAGGACCGGTGTGGAACGATAAGAAACGTGCAGCAACTGGATTTGGTGTCTCTACTTTGATCGAATgggttttgaagaactctctctaA
- the LOC135585361 gene encoding leucine aminopeptidase 2, chloroplastic-like isoform X2 — protein MTMAAAAITASLIASRLSYASSSSSTFACPRRYSAAVLCFARLRRPPSAPAFRRRRLGRMGHSTAAAAATTRATLGLTKPAAVEIPQIAFAARELDFVEWKGDILAVAVSEKDMKKDSDSKFENLVLKRLDEKLGGILAEASTEEDFTGKSGQSTVLRLPGLGFKRLGLLGLGSPSSSVTAYQGIGEAVAAVAKAAQASNAAVCLASLDGMSEEAKLHAASAIASGTVLGVYEDNRFKSESKKPLLKTVDIIGFGSGSQVDQKLKYATDVCSGVIFGKELVNAPANVLTPGVMAEEASKIATLYSDVFTVTILDAEQCKELKMGSYLGVAAASSNPPHFIHLCYKPSSGDVKRKLAIVGKGLTFDSGGYNIKTGPGCSIELMKFDMGGAAATLGAAKALGEIKPPGVEVHFIVAACENMISGTGMRPGDIVTASNGKTIEVNNTDAEGRLTLADALIYACNQGIEKVVDLATLTGACVVALGPSIAGIYAFMLLR, from the exons ATGACAATGGCCGCTGCGGCAATCACCGCTTCGCTCATTGCATCGCGGCTCTCctacgcctcctcctcctcctccacctttgCTTGCCCTCGCCGCTACTCCGCTGCGGTCCTCTGCTTCGCTCGGCTGCGGCGTCCCCCCTCCGCCCCCGCCTTCCGCCGGCGGCGGCTCGGTCGCATGGGACACTccaccgctgccgccgccgccaccactcgCGCCACTCTCGGGCTCACGAAGCCCGCCGCCGTTGAGATCCCTCAG ATTGCGTTTGCTGCAAGGGAGTTAGATTTTGTTGAATGGAAAGGGGACATACTCGCTGTTGCTGTATCGGAAAAAGATATGAAAAAGGACTCGGATTCTAAATTTGAGAATTTAGTCTTGAAGAGGCTTGATGAGAAGCTTGGTGGTATTTTGGCAGAAGCTTCCACAGAGGAGGATTTTACTGGAAAATCTGGCCAGTCTACAGTTCTCAGGCTACCTGGTTTGGGTTTCAAGAGACTAGGATTACTTGGGCTTGGGTCTCCCTCATCCAGTGTGACTGCTTACCAAGGCATTGGGGAAGCTGTTGCAGCAGTTGCAAAGGCTGCCCAAGCAAGTAATGCCGCTGTTTGTCTTGCATCACTCGATGGGATGTCAGAAGAGGCAAAACTACATGCTGCTTCAGCAATTGCATCAG gaACTGTGCTAGGAGTTTATGAAGATAATAGGTTTAAGTCAGAGTCAAAAAAGCCACTACTTAAAACAGTGGACATCATTGGTTTTGGTTCGGGATCACAGGTGGACCAGAAACTCAAGTATGCTACTGATGTCTGCTCTGGAGTGATTTTTGGAAAAGAGCTCGTAAATGCACCGGCCAATGTGCTTACACCTG GGGTAATGGCAGAAGAAGCTTCAAAAATTGCCACATTGTACAGTGATGTTTTTACTGTTACCATATTAGATGCTGAACAGTGCAAAGAGTTGAAGATGGGATCATATTTAGgtgttgctgctgcttcttcaAATCCCCCTCATTTTATCCACTTATGCTATAAACCTTCGAGTGGTGATGTGAAGAGAAAGTTGGCAATTGTTGGGAAGGGTTTAACATTTGACAG TGGTGGTTACAACATAAAGACTGGACCAGGTTGTTCAATCGAACTCATGAAATTTGATATGGGAGGTGCTGCAGCTACTCTTGGTGCAGCAAAAGCTTTAGGCGAAATTAAACCTCCAGGAGTCGAA GTTCATTTCATAGTTGCTGCTTGTGAAAATATGATTAGTGGCACAGGCATGAGGCCAGGTGATATAGTCACTGCTTCCAATGGGAAGACCATTGAG gTCAATAATACAGATGCAGAGGGAAGGCTGACACTTGCAGATGCTTTGATTTATGCTTGTAACCAAGGCATTGAAAAG GTGGTTGATCTAGCGACACTTACTGGTGCCTGTGTAGTTGCCCTTGGGCCCAGCATTGCAG GAATATATGCTTTTATGCTTTTGAGGTGA